Proteins encoded within one genomic window of Pigmentiphaga sp. H8:
- a CDS encoding S-(hydroxymethyl)glutathione dehydrogenase/class III alcohol dehydrogenase: MKTKAAIAWKAGAPLTIEEVDLEGPRAGEVLIEVKATGICHTDYYTLSGADPEGLFPAILGHEGAGIVVDAGPGVSTLKKGDHVIPLYTPECRQCKFCLSRKTNLCQAIRSTQGKGLMPDGTSRFSLDGKPIHHYMGTSTFSNYIVVPEIAVAKIREDAPFDKACYIGCGVTTGVGAVVFSAKVEAGANVVVFGLGGIGLNVIQGAKMVGADKIIGIDLNPEREALGRQFGMTHFVNPKDVANVVDHIVQLTDGGADYSFECIGNTTTMRQALECCHKGWGQSFIIGVAAAGAEIATRPFQLVTGREWKGSAFGGARGRTDVPTIVDWYMDGKIKIDELITHTLPLERINEGFDLMKSGQSIRSVVLY, encoded by the coding sequence ATGAAGACCAAAGCCGCGATCGCCTGGAAGGCAGGCGCGCCCCTGACCATCGAAGAAGTGGACCTGGAAGGTCCGCGCGCCGGCGAGGTGCTGATCGAGGTCAAGGCCACCGGCATCTGCCATACCGATTACTACACCCTGTCGGGCGCCGACCCCGAGGGCCTGTTTCCCGCCATCCTCGGCCACGAGGGCGCCGGCATCGTCGTCGATGCCGGCCCCGGCGTCTCCACCCTGAAAAAGGGCGACCACGTCATTCCCCTGTACACGCCCGAGTGCCGCCAGTGCAAGTTCTGCCTGTCGCGCAAGACCAACCTGTGCCAGGCCATCCGCAGCACCCAGGGCAAGGGCCTGATGCCCGACGGCACCAGCCGCTTTTCCCTGGACGGCAAGCCCATCCACCACTACATGGGCACCTCGACCTTCTCGAACTACATCGTGGTGCCCGAGATCGCCGTGGCCAAGATCCGCGAGGACGCCCCCTTCGACAAGGCCTGCTACATCGGCTGCGGCGTGACCACCGGCGTGGGTGCCGTGGTCTTCAGCGCCAAGGTCGAGGCCGGCGCCAACGTCGTCGTCTTCGGCCTGGGCGGCATCGGCCTGAACGTCATCCAGGGCGCCAAAATGGTCGGCGCCGACAAGATCATCGGCATCGACCTGAACCCCGAGCGCGAGGCCCTGGGCCGCCAGTTCGGCATGACCCACTTCGTCAACCCCAAGGACGTCGCCAACGTGGTCGACCACATCGTCCAGCTCACCGACGGCGGGGCCGACTACAGCTTCGAGTGCATCGGCAACACCACCACCATGCGCCAGGCGCTCGAGTGCTGCCACAAGGGATGGGGCCAGTCCTTCATCATCGGCGTGGCCGCCGCCGGCGCCGAAATCGCCACCCGCCCCTTCCAGCTGGTCACCGGCCGCGAATGGAAAGGCTCGGCCTTCGGCGGTGCCCGCGGACGCACCGACGTGCCCACCATCGTCGACTGGTACATGGACGGCAAGATCAAGATCGACGAACTCATCACCCACACCCTGCCGCTCGAACGCATCAACGAGGGC